Proteins from a single region of Runella sp. SP2:
- a CDS encoding NUDIX domain-containing protein has translation MKVRPAALIIENNHLLLLRYNYSGNDVFALPGGNPDRGEALPQTIERELSEELGIEVEVQGMLFSGEVLLSHQKDDVLHVIFGAQIIGGIPRLNPNETTALEICWKPVNVLHQLNLYPNVGQYIQDGLLGSPPHPYIGQINQPFFS, from the coding sequence ATGAAAGTACGGCCTGCGGCGCTTATTATTGAAAATAACCATTTGCTTTTGCTGCGTTACAACTACAGTGGCAACGACGTATTTGCTTTGCCAGGCGGTAATCCCGACCGTGGGGAAGCTCTCCCACAAACGATTGAACGCGAACTAAGCGAAGAGTTAGGAATTGAGGTAGAAGTTCAGGGAATGCTTTTTTCGGGCGAGGTGCTGTTGTCACACCAAAAAGACGATGTACTTCATGTGATTTTTGGAGCACAAATCATCGGAGGAATCCCGCGACTCAACCCCAATGAGACGACAGCCCTGGAAATTTGTTGGAAGCCTGTGAATGTGCTACACCAATTAAACCTCTATCCCAACGTTGGGCAATACATTCAGGATGGGTTACTAGGCAGTCCGCCCCATCCCTACATCGGGCAAATCAATCAACCTTTTTTTAGTTAA